The Blattabacterium cuenoti genome includes a region encoding these proteins:
- a CDS encoding 2-hydroxyacid dehydrogenase, translating into MIKRILVLEKNHPFIIYKLKKEGFICDENYYDSTDKIDISVYDGVILRSRLKIDKKFIKKAKNLKFIARIGSGIENIDKDYASKKGITLISSPEGNKDAVAEHAIGMLLCIMNHIIPSHQQIKKGKWDRENNRGMEIMGKTIGIIGYGNTGKAFAKKLSGFDARILCYDILPKIGDTYAMQVDMNTIFKKSDVISLHVPYTKETKGMINYNFIKKFYKPFYLINTSRGGCVLTNHLVKALRNGKIYGACLDVLEYENFSFENIFHYHKLSKNFFDLIHSNKVVLTPHVAGWTQESKSKMDKKIVEKILLLNKLLIEKTIIQNPHAPDNYQNSYR; encoded by the coding sequence ATGATCAAAAGAATATTAGTTTTAGAAAAAAATCATCCTTTTATTATATACAAACTAAAAAAAGAAGGATTTATTTGTGATGAAAATTATTATGACTCAACCGATAAAATTGATATATCTGTATATGATGGGGTCATTTTAAGAAGCAGATTAAAAATAGATAAAAAATTTATTAAAAAAGCTAAAAACTTAAAATTTATAGCTAGAATTGGATCTGGAATAGAAAACATAGACAAAGATTATGCTTCAAAAAAAGGAATCACTTTAATTTCTTCTCCAGAAGGGAATAAAGATGCTGTAGCAGAACATGCAATAGGAATGCTTTTATGTATCATGAACCATATCATTCCTTCTCATCAACAAATTAAAAAAGGAAAATGGGATAGAGAAAATAATAGAGGAATGGAAATCATGGGAAAAACAATAGGGATTATTGGATATGGAAATACTGGAAAAGCTTTTGCAAAAAAACTTTCAGGATTTGATGCTAGAATATTATGTTATGATATTTTACCTAAAATCGGTGATACTTATGCAATGCAAGTTGACATGAATACAATTTTTAAAAAATCAGACGTAATCAGTTTGCATGTCCCTTATACAAAAGAAACAAAAGGAATGATTAATTATAATTTTATAAAAAAATTTTACAAGCCTTTTTATTTGATAAATACTTCTCGTGGGGGATGTGTTCTAACAAATCATTTAGTCAAAGCATTAAGAAACGGAAAAATATATGGAGCTTGTTTAGATGTATTAGAGTATGAAAATTTTTCTTTTGAAAATATTTTTCATTATCATAAACTTTCAAAAAATTTTTTTGATCTTATTCATTCTAATAAAGTTGTATTAACTCCACATGTTGCTGGATGGACTCAAGAATCAAAATCCAAGATGGATAAAAAAATTGTCGAAAAAATTCTTTTATTAAACAAACTATTAATTGAAAAAACAATTATACAAAATCCTCACGCTCCAGATAATTACCAAAATTCCTATAGATAG
- a CDS encoding PSP1 domain-containing protein yields the protein MNKSCSNCLKNKCEKKDLSFFQNNYKKKQCNKLNVLDWLSNIQSPFEYQKHDVVEVQFKNDRKEFFVNQEKISLCKGDIVTVESKSGMGYDVGTVILTGELVNLQIRNENINFLKKIYKKSTYKEINIWKSFRKKEFSTLSKAKKIAKTLNLSMKICDVEYQGDGEKAIFYYTAENRVDFRKLIKELALHFHTRIEMRQIGYRQEAAKIGGIGSCGRELCCSTWLKNFKIVTTNSARYQQLSINIQKLNGQCSKLKCCLNYELDAYLTSLKDFPDFNKKIHTEKGIAQCMKIDVFKKEMWFSYIKNPNTWFRIEVKKIKDILEKNKKNQIAPPLEELSTIDAIQKTELTFKDLSI from the coding sequence ATGAACAAATCATGTTCTAATTGTTTAAAAAATAAATGTGAAAAAAAGGATTTATCCTTTTTTCAAAATAATTATAAAAAAAAACAATGCAATAAACTGAATGTATTAGACTGGTTATCTAACATTCAATCTCCTTTTGAATATCAAAAACATGATGTTGTAGAAGTGCAATTTAAAAATGATAGAAAAGAATTTTTTGTAAATCAAGAAAAAATATCTCTTTGCAAAGGAGACATTGTTACTGTAGAATCTAAATCAGGAATGGGATATGATGTAGGAACAGTAATTTTAACTGGAGAATTGGTCAATTTACAAATAAGAAATGAAAATATAAACTTTTTAAAAAAAATATACAAAAAATCAACATATAAAGAAATCAATATTTGGAAATCTTTCAGAAAAAAAGAATTTTCAACTCTTTCAAAGGCTAAAAAAATTGCAAAAACTTTAAATCTTTCTATGAAAATTTGCGATGTTGAGTATCAAGGGGATGGAGAAAAAGCTATTTTCTATTATACAGCTGAAAATAGAGTTGATTTTAGAAAATTAATCAAAGAATTAGCTTTACATTTTCACACACGTATAGAAATGCGTCAAATAGGATATAGACAAGAAGCAGCAAAAATTGGAGGAATTGGTTCTTGTGGTCGCGAACTTTGTTGTTCAACTTGGTTAAAAAATTTTAAAATTGTCACAACTAATTCTGCAAGATATCAACAACTTTCCATAAATATTCAAAAATTAAATGGACAATGTAGTAAATTAAAATGTTGTCTTAACTATGAATTAGATGCCTATTTAACTTCTCTAAAAGATTTTCCGGATTTCAACAAAAAAATCCACACAGAAAAAGGAATCGCTCAATGTATGAAAATTGATGTTTTCAAAAAAGAAATGTGGTTTTCTTACATTAAGAATCCAAATACTTGGTTTAGAATAGAAGTAAAAAAAATTAAAGATATTTTAGAAAAGAATAAAAAAAATCAAATAGCACCTCCTCTAGAGGAGTTATCAACAATTGATGCCATTCAGAAAACCGAATTAACATTTAAAGATTTGTCTATATAA
- the glmS gene encoding glutamine--fructose-6-phosphate transaminase (isomerizing), protein MCGIIGYLGYREAYPILINGLKKLEYRGYDSSGIALFYEGGYSLCKTKGRVYELEKKISSCKIKISGTTGIGHTRWATHGIPDDINAHPHVSNSNNLIIIHNGIIENYHAIKIILSKNGFTFKSETDTEVLVNFIEYIKKENKLSLEEAVRISLNEIVGAYSIAVVDQSHPETIIIAKLGSPIALGINKKEFFIASDPIPFIDYTKNAIYLKDGEMAILRKGKELDLRKIVDNHRLNPIIKRLQINLKQIEKGEYKYFMLKEIYEQPKTILDTLRGRLLISEGIICIDGIESNKDIFINAKCITIVACGTSWHASLIGEYLLEELARIPVEVEYASEFRYRNPIIEKKDVIIVISQSGETADTLAALKLAKSKGAFVFGICNVVGSSIARNVDAGAYTHAGPEIGVASTKSFTTQITVLVLLALKIGKHRSSINDNRYKYLCQELGLIPEKINHFLKKDNSIRKISKIYHNVNNFLYLGRGINFPVALEGALKLKEISYIHAEGYPAAEMKHGPIALIDENMPVVIIATKKGCYDKIVGNIQEIKARKGQIIAIVNEGDLQVSMLADYVIKVPESSEELSPLLTVIPLQLLAYQIAYIRGENVDQPRNLAKSVTVE, encoded by the coding sequence ATGTGTGGTATAATTGGTTATTTGGGTTACAGAGAAGCTTATCCTATTCTTATTAACGGATTAAAAAAATTGGAATACCGAGGATATGATAGTTCCGGGATTGCTCTTTTTTATGAAGGGGGATATAGTTTGTGTAAAACAAAAGGAAGAGTTTATGAATTGGAAAAAAAAATATCTTCTTGCAAAATAAAAATAAGTGGAACAACTGGAATCGGTCATACTAGATGGGCTACACATGGAATTCCAGATGATATTAATGCTCATCCTCATGTTTCTAATTCCAATAATTTGATTATAATTCATAACGGAATCATAGAAAACTATCATGCAATTAAAATCATTTTGTCAAAAAATGGTTTTACTTTTAAAAGTGAGACAGATACAGAGGTTCTTGTAAATTTTATTGAGTATATCAAGAAAGAAAACAAATTATCTTTAGAAGAAGCTGTAAGAATTTCTTTGAATGAGATTGTAGGTGCCTATTCTATTGCTGTTGTGGATCAGTCTCATCCAGAAACAATTATTATTGCGAAATTAGGAAGTCCTATTGCGTTGGGAATTAATAAGAAGGAATTTTTTATTGCATCTGATCCTATTCCTTTCATAGATTATACGAAAAATGCTATTTATTTAAAAGATGGAGAAATGGCTATTCTTAGAAAAGGAAAAGAATTAGATTTGAGAAAAATTGTAGATAATCATAGGCTAAATCCAATTATTAAAAGACTTCAAATAAATTTGAAACAAATAGAAAAAGGAGAGTATAAGTATTTTATGTTAAAAGAAATATATGAGCAACCAAAAACAATTTTGGATACATTACGTGGAAGATTATTAATTTCAGAAGGAATAATTTGTATTGATGGAATTGAATCTAATAAAGATATTTTTATTAATGCTAAATGTATAACTATAGTAGCATGTGGAACTTCATGGCATGCTAGTTTAATTGGGGAATATCTATTAGAAGAACTTGCTCGTATTCCAGTAGAGGTAGAATATGCTTCAGAATTTAGATATAGGAATCCTATTATAGAAAAAAAAGATGTAATTATTGTAATTTCTCAATCTGGAGAAACAGCCGATACTTTAGCTGCTTTAAAATTGGCAAAAAGTAAAGGGGCTTTTGTTTTTGGTATTTGTAATGTAGTAGGATCATCCATTGCGCGAAATGTAGATGCAGGAGCTTATACTCATGCAGGTCCTGAAATTGGAGTAGCGTCTACAAAATCTTTTACTACACAAATTACAGTTCTTGTTTTATTAGCTTTGAAAATAGGAAAGCATAGATCGTCTATAAATGACAATCGTTATAAATATTTATGTCAAGAACTTGGATTAATTCCAGAAAAAATTAATCATTTTTTAAAAAAAGATAATTCTATAAGAAAAATTTCCAAAATCTATCATAATGTAAATAATTTTCTTTATTTAGGAAGAGGAATAAACTTTCCAGTTGCTTTAGAGGGAGCTTTAAAACTAAAAGAAATATCCTATATTCATGCAGAAGGTTATCCTGCAGCAGAAATGAAACATGGACCTATAGCCTTGATTGATGAAAATATGCCAGTGGTTATTATCGCAACAAAAAAAGGATGTTATGACAAAATAGTAGGAAATATTCAAGAGATTAAAGCTAGAAAAGGTCAAATAATAGCTATAGTTAATGAAGGAGATCTTCAAGTAAGTATGTTAGCTGATTATGTAATTAAAGTTCCAGAAAGTTCAGAGGAACTTAGTCCATTATTAACTGTTATTCCTCTTCAATTATTGGCTTATCAAATAGCTTATATACGAGGAGAAAATGTTGATCAACCAAGAAATTTAGCGAAATCAGTAACAGTAGAGTAA
- a CDS encoding uroporphyrinogen-III synthase translates to MKINNILISQPLTGGSDYPYLKLSKNKNVKIDFRSFIEVKGASSSDVRKQKINFSDFTVVLFISKKSVDHYFRLADSMRFKVPISMKYVCQTETIAYYLQKYIVYRKRKIHIGNKSFQDILPYIKKHPKEKFLLPSSDILKPDIPNMLNKLNVFWKRAILYKTNSSDLSDLKHICYDILVFFSPAEIKSLFENFPKFDQKGIKIATFGKNTLDAAAKAGLKIDIKVPTPEFPSMAMALEKYIKKLNTIKY, encoded by the coding sequence ATGAAGATAAATAATATTCTTATTTCACAACCTCTGACAGGAGGATCTGATTATCCATACTTAAAGCTCAGTAAAAATAAAAATGTAAAGATCGATTTTAGATCTTTTATAGAAGTTAAAGGAGCATCATCTAGTGATGTAAGAAAACAAAAAATCAATTTTTCTGATTTTACCGTAGTTCTTTTTATAAGTAAAAAATCTGTAGATCATTATTTCAGATTGGCAGATTCTATGCGTTTTAAAGTTCCAATTTCTATGAAATATGTCTGTCAAACAGAAACAATTGCTTATTACTTGCAAAAGTACATTGTCTATAGAAAAAGAAAAATTCATATTGGAAATAAATCATTTCAAGACATATTACCTTATATAAAGAAACATCCAAAAGAAAAATTTCTATTGCCTTCTTCAGATATTTTAAAACCCGATATTCCAAATATGTTAAATAAACTAAATGTTTTTTGGAAGAGAGCCATATTATACAAAACCAATTCTAGTGATTTATCTGATTTAAAACACATATGTTATGATATTTTGGTTTTTTTCAGTCCAGCAGAAATCAAATCTTTGTTTGAAAATTTTCCTAAATTTGATCAAAAAGGTATAAAAATTGCTACTTTTGGAAAAAATACTTTGGATGCTGCTGCTAAGGCAGGATTAAAAATAGATATAAAAGTCCCGACTCCAGAATTTCCTTCTATGGCTATGGCTTTAGAAAAGTATATCAAAAAACTAAACACAATAAAATATTAA
- a CDS encoding glycogen/starch synthase → MTGKRILYVSSDLFPFSSENPISLSVLKATKFMQSIGNDVRIFMPRFGVINERRHQLHEVIRLSGMNLVINDIDQPLLIKVASIPDARLQVYFIDNEEYFKRKAIYEDEKGIFFQDNDERALFFTKGVLETVKKLNWKPDIIHIYGWISSFIPLYIKNFYKNDPVYQNAKIVVSIYNKPFQGNLNKEIIKKVRFDGIKSKKLKLLENPNYFNLIKLCMYFSDAIIKGDLYFPEEIEDYIKINKLLVLKYYPVEKIETVYQQFYKETVSEQIN, encoded by the coding sequence ATGACAGGTAAACGTATATTATATGTTTCTTCAGACTTATTTCCTTTTTCTTCAGAGAATCCAATCTCTTTATCGGTTTTAAAAGCCACTAAGTTTATGCAATCAATAGGAAACGATGTACGTATATTTATGCCTCGTTTTGGAGTGATAAATGAAAGAAGACATCAATTACATGAAGTCATTCGTTTGTCAGGCATGAATTTAGTTATTAATGATATAGATCAACCATTATTGATAAAAGTTGCTTCTATTCCTGATGCAAGATTACAAGTTTATTTCATAGATAATGAAGAATATTTTAAAAGGAAAGCTATATATGAAGATGAAAAAGGAATTTTTTTTCAAGATAATGACGAAAGAGCTTTATTTTTTACAAAAGGGGTTTTAGAAACTGTAAAAAAATTAAATTGGAAACCTGATATTATCCATATATATGGATGGATTAGTTCTTTTATTCCTTTGTATATTAAAAATTTTTATAAAAATGATCCTGTATATCAAAACGCAAAAATAGTAGTATCTATTTATAACAAACCTTTTCAAGGTAACCTAAATAAAGAGATTATTAAAAAAGTAAGATTTGATGGAATTAAATCTAAAAAATTAAAATTGTTAGAAAATCCGAATTATTTTAATTTGATCAAATTATGTATGTATTTTTCGGATGCTATAATAAAAGGAGATCTTTACTTTCCTGAAGAAATAGAGGATTATATAAAAATAAACAAATTATTAGTATTAAAATATTATCCTGTAGAAAAAATAGAAACTGTTTATCAACAATTTTATAAAGAAACTGTTTCAGAACAAATAAATTAA
- the rnr gene encoding ribonuclease R, which translates to MKSEKKIKKKHCKNFFTGFINITNHGYAFVNIEGFKKDIFIPKNKTNRALNGDLVKIRLNRKNSKGIKIEGEVLKIIKRKNKKFIGILKMNFQSHSKYGTVIVYNNSIHVDIFVSIDNEKYHHNDKVLVQIISWPKEIKNPLGKIIKIFGKTGEYKAEIYSLLEEYGIHYEFSKEVENEAKKIFSKRISDTEIRKDLRNINTFTIDPLDAKDFDDALSIRKLNDDTWEIGVHISDVSHYIKEGSLLDKEAYSRATSIYFIGEVIPMLPKTLSNDLCSLQPMEDKLSFSYIFNMDSQGKILKSWFGKTIIRSDRRFTYEEVQKIIDKKKGDFHEEIYTLFLFSKILTKKRLKNGSIYLEKVEVKFNLDKKNNPISLHLEKNNDAHRLIEEFMLLTNQKISEFVSLNFNENPSNKLFIYRVHDKPDFQKIFFLKKIIEPLGYFLNFKNLKTSINCLLKKIKGRPEQNMIENLILRAMSKAKYSTKNIGHYGLSFFYYTHFTSPIRRYSDIIAHRLLHYYLTKNHNNENAYKLKKIEFYEKQSQYCSYKERIAIDLEREFLKYIQVKYIKKFLGKEFYGIITGFTDWSVYIDLLLFQTEGMVRLCDIKEDSYILNSNNYSIIGKKKRKVYHLGDKVKVKLIDVNMEKKQIILDWIDNK; encoded by the coding sequence ATGAAATCAGAAAAAAAAATAAAAAAAAAACATTGTAAGAATTTTTTTACTGGATTCATTAATATTACTAACCATGGATATGCTTTTGTTAATATAGAAGGATTTAAGAAAGATATTTTTATTCCAAAAAATAAGACAAACAGAGCTTTAAATGGAGATTTAGTAAAAATAAGATTGAATAGAAAAAATAGTAAAGGAATAAAAATAGAAGGAGAAGTATTGAAAATAATAAAAAGAAAAAACAAAAAATTTATTGGAATATTAAAAATGAATTTTCAATCTCACTCTAAATATGGAACGGTTATAGTCTACAATAATAGTATTCATGTAGATATCTTTGTTTCAATAGATAATGAAAAATATCATCACAATGATAAAGTTTTAGTTCAAATCATATCATGGCCCAAAGAGATCAAAAATCCTCTTGGAAAAATTATCAAAATATTTGGAAAAACTGGAGAATATAAAGCTGAAATTTATTCATTATTAGAAGAATATGGAATTCACTACGAATTTTCCAAAGAAGTAGAAAATGAAGCTAAAAAAATTTTTTCAAAAAGAATTTCAGATACAGAAATTAGAAAAGATCTGCGAAATATTAATACTTTTACTATAGATCCTTTAGATGCAAAAGACTTTGATGATGCACTATCAATTAGAAAGCTAAATGATGACACTTGGGAAATAGGGGTCCATATATCCGATGTTTCTCATTATATAAAAGAAGGAAGCTTGTTAGATAAAGAAGCATATTCACGTGCTACATCTATTTATTTTATAGGAGAAGTCATTCCTATGCTTCCAAAAACATTATCGAATGATCTTTGTTCCTTACAGCCTATGGAAGACAAATTAAGTTTTTCCTATATTTTTAATATGGACAGTCAAGGAAAAATATTAAAAAGTTGGTTTGGAAAAACAATTATACGATCTGATAGAAGATTTACATATGAAGAAGTTCAAAAAATTATAGATAAAAAAAAAGGAGATTTTCACGAAGAGATTTATACCTTATTCTTATTTTCTAAAATATTAACAAAAAAAAGATTAAAAAATGGATCTATTTATCTTGAAAAAGTTGAGGTTAAATTCAATTTAGATAAAAAAAATAATCCAATTTCTTTACATTTAGAAAAAAACAATGATGCTCATCGGTTAATAGAAGAATTTATGTTGTTAACCAATCAAAAAATTTCAGAGTTTGTTAGTTTAAATTTTAATGAAAATCCTTCTAATAAACTCTTTATTTACAGAGTTCACGATAAACCAGATTTTCAAAAAATTTTTTTTCTAAAAAAAATTATAGAGCCTTTAGGTTATTTTTTAAATTTTAAAAATTTAAAAACTTCCATTAATTGTTTATTAAAAAAAATTAAAGGAAGACCAGAACAAAATATGATTGAAAATTTGATTCTTCGTGCTATGAGTAAAGCAAAATATTCCACCAAAAATATAGGACATTATGGATTATCTTTTTTTTATTATACTCATTTTACTTCTCCTATAAGAAGATATTCAGATATAATAGCTCATCGATTACTGCACTATTATCTAACAAAAAATCATAATAATGAAAATGCGTACAAACTAAAAAAAATTGAATTTTATGAAAAACAATCCCAATATTGCAGTTATAAAGAACGTATAGCTATAGATTTAGAAAGAGAATTCCTAAAATATATACAAGTGAAATATATCAAAAAATTTTTAGGAAAAGAGTTTTATGGCATTATTACTGGATTCACTGATTGGAGTGTTTATATTGATCTACTATTATTTCAAACAGAAGGAATGGTAAGATTATGTGATATTAAAGAAGATTCTTATATTCTGAATTCAAATAATTATAGCATAATTGGAAAAAAAAAAAGAAAAGTTTATCATTTAGGAGACAAAGTAAAAGTAAAACTAATAGATGTAAATATGGAAAAAAAACAAATTATCCTTGATTGGATTGATAATAAATAA
- a CDS encoding transglycosylase domain-containing protein: protein MYKKSIKSYFRVLLFYFWFFFFIGISIIFLIFYAASKGYLGALPNTKDIETPTMEVGSEVYDSNGILLGRFFSENRTLITYKQLPKDLVNALIAKEDIRFKYHSGIDAKSLLRAILSLGKKGGGSTISQQLAKLLFTGPSAKNKLQRIHQKLLEWVMAIELEKRYTKEEIITMYYNKFDFLYNAKGIETAAHTYFNKKVSELNLGECATLVGMLENPSLYNPKNYPKRAKKQRNLVLYQMRKYNFLNAYRYEKELEKPVKINFKIQKKDFELLTYYGEFLKKEIQEALDEHENQTGQKLNLYSSGLKIYTSIDARMQDYAEKAVKTHLSKLQILFNHFQKKNKNAPFLNISQEKTKRILISAMHRTSLYQDLKQKGLTEEKILEKFKKPQSIKLFTWNGPKKVLISPWNFLRYQKSIIQAGLLSIEPSTGFIKAWVGGIDFNYFQYDHVAQTQRQVGSVFKPILYATAINELHYNPCTKISNEKFHLGKWSPRNSNGKYGGSLTLKDGLALSVNTISARLISQITPGPVISLAKKMGIKSMIPEHPSIALGSADLTLYEMTGAFNTFTNYGFYVKPSILVKIEDENGNLIKENIDLSRRQVFSEEVAYIMLKLMQGVVKYGTAKRLQKYNIIGDIAGKTGTTNENSDGWFIGMVPNLTTGVWVGWEDRFSHFENIKLGQGANMALPIWAYYMKNLYKDINLIYNHQLFFHKPKNYQYHWDQCEENHLFKEEENIIEEKENKNSLKEIIDINENLNNENNKDYDK, encoded by the coding sequence GTGTATAAAAAAAGTATAAAATCTTATTTTCGTGTGCTTCTTTTTTATTTTTGGTTTTTCTTTTTTATAGGAATAAGTATTATATTTTTAATTTTTTATGCAGCATCTAAAGGTTATTTGGGAGCTTTGCCTAATACTAAAGATATAGAAACCCCTACTATGGAAGTAGGATCGGAGGTGTATGACTCTAATGGAATACTCTTGGGAAGATTTTTTTCAGAAAATAGAACTTTAATCACTTATAAACAACTTCCGAAAGATCTTGTTAATGCTTTAATAGCAAAAGAAGATATTCGTTTTAAATATCATTCTGGTATTGACGCTAAATCTCTTCTTAGAGCGATTCTTTCACTTGGTAAAAAAGGTGGTGGAAGTACTATATCTCAGCAATTAGCAAAACTTCTTTTTACAGGACCATCTGCAAAAAATAAATTGCAAAGAATTCATCAGAAACTTTTAGAATGGGTCATGGCTATTGAATTGGAAAAACGTTATACTAAAGAAGAAATTATTACGATGTATTATAATAAGTTTGATTTTTTATATAATGCAAAAGGGATAGAAACAGCCGCTCACACTTATTTCAATAAAAAAGTTTCTGAACTTAATTTAGGAGAATGTGCTACATTGGTTGGAATGTTAGAAAATCCTTCTTTATATAATCCTAAAAATTATCCTAAAAGAGCAAAAAAACAAAGGAATTTAGTTTTATATCAAATGAGAAAATATAATTTTTTAAATGCATATAGGTATGAAAAAGAATTGGAAAAACCTGTAAAAATTAATTTTAAAATACAAAAAAAAGATTTTGAATTGCTTACTTATTATGGTGAATTTTTAAAAAAAGAAATTCAAGAAGCTTTAGACGAACATGAAAATCAAACTGGGCAAAAACTAAATCTTTATTCTAGTGGTTTAAAAATATATACATCTATTGATGCAAGAATGCAAGATTATGCAGAAAAAGCTGTAAAAACACACCTCAGTAAATTACAGATTTTATTCAATCATTTTCAAAAAAAAAACAAAAATGCTCCATTTTTGAATATATCTCAAGAAAAAACAAAAAGAATATTAATATCTGCTATGCATAGAACTTCTCTTTACCAAGATTTGAAACAAAAAGGATTAACAGAAGAAAAAATTTTAGAAAAATTTAAAAAGCCACAATCAATAAAATTGTTTACTTGGAATGGACCAAAAAAAGTATTAATCTCTCCATGGAATTTTCTTCGTTATCAAAAAAGTATTATTCAAGCTGGTTTGTTATCTATAGAGCCATCTACTGGGTTTATAAAAGCATGGGTAGGGGGAATAGATTTCAATTATTTTCAATATGATCATGTGGCACAAACACAACGTCAAGTTGGTTCTGTTTTCAAACCCATTTTGTATGCTACTGCTATTAATGAATTGCATTATAATCCTTGTACAAAAATTTCAAATGAAAAATTTCATTTAGGAAAATGGAGTCCTAGGAATTCTAATGGAAAATATGGAGGATCCCTTACATTAAAAGATGGTTTAGCTTTATCTGTAAATACGATTTCAGCCCGCTTGATATCACAAATTACTCCAGGTCCAGTAATTAGTTTAGCAAAAAAAATGGGTATAAAATCTATGATTCCTGAACATCCATCTATAGCTCTTGGTTCTGCAGATCTAACATTATATGAAATGACAGGAGCATTCAATACATTTACCAATTATGGTTTTTACGTAAAGCCCAGTATTTTAGTTAAAATAGAGGATGAAAACGGAAATTTAATCAAAGAAAATATAGATCTTAGCAGAAGACAAGTTTTTAGTGAAGAAGTAGCATATATTATGTTAAAACTAATGCAAGGAGTTGTTAAATATGGAACAGCTAAAAGATTACAGAAATATAATATTATAGGAGATATAGCTGGAAAAACTGGAACAACTAATGAAAACTCAGATGGATGGTTCATCGGAATGGTCCCCAATTTAACTACTGGAGTTTGGGTTGGTTGGGAAGATAGATTTTCTCATTTCGAGAATATTAAATTGGGGCAGGGAGCGAATATGGCTTTGCCTATATGGGCCTATTATATGAAAAATTTATATAAAGATATTAATCTGATTTATAATCATCAATTATTTTTTCATAAACCTAAAAATTATCAATATCATTGGGATCAATGTGAGGAAAATCATCTGTTCAAAGAAGAAGAAAATATTATTGAAGAAAAAGAAAATAAAAATTCTTTGAAAGAAATTATAGATATTAATGAAAATTTAAATAATGAAAATAATAAAGATTACGATAAATGA
- the coaD gene encoding pantetheine-phosphate adenylyltransferase, protein MNNNEKIAVFPGSFDPITLGHYDIIIRSLNLFDKIIIAIGKNFEKKNMFSLKKRKEWIRKTFLDFSHKHKIEIESFNGLTISFCIKKKAKFLLRGIRNQFDFEFEKDILFANKKLDKKDIIETVYFLSSYENSHISSYIVRDIMKNGGDYSIFVPSTVRIE, encoded by the coding sequence ATGAATAACAATGAAAAAATAGCTGTATTTCCTGGATCATTTGATCCCATAACTTTGGGGCATTATGATATTATTATTAGGTCTTTGAATTTATTTGATAAAATTATTATAGCTATTGGAAAAAATTTTGAAAAAAAAAATATGTTTTCTCTTAAAAAGAGAAAAGAATGGATTAGAAAAACTTTTCTTGATTTTTCCCATAAACATAAAATAGAAATAGAATCATTTAATGGATTAACCATTTCTTTTTGTATAAAAAAAAAAGCTAAATTTTTGTTAAGAGGAATTAGAAATCAATTTGATTTTGAATTTGAAAAAGATATATTGTTTGCTAATAAAAAATTAGACAAAAAAGATATTATTGAAACTGTCTATTTTCTTTCTTCTTATGAAAATTCTCATATTTCTTCTTACATTGTGAGAGATATTATGAAAAATGGAGGAGACTATTCCATATTTGTTCCTTCTACTGTGAGAATAGAATAA